The following coding sequences lie in one Brettanomyces bruxellensis chromosome 6, complete sequence genomic window:
- a CDS encoding uncharacterized protein (BUSCO:EOG092644DY), with amino-acid sequence MVQTPTGKREPAWKRLGLKIKRSLADDPLAIAPVHLAGISTEDDSSSTIESEATKTETESKKRKLEKLDKDQTIETKSVKKSKKAPKRKKLPKNKRPAPPEKDQLAYLRTFYKDKEHWKFSKQKQNWLLRNIRQIPEKYDDYLKAYLSTMKGGSRDRLIQEMKEVVEKWNLQIEIAAKELEEKKNENVKEEGENKEEKGEEEEEEKENEDQENEDKKDEDKKDENKKDADEKKEADEKKDEDNSVDVKYAMRAAALYNLMAGEEIEINGIEEDDEKDEKEEKEEKEEKDEEIEKPSELVVEDIDVKDYISKDDYRIDLDDIEDDKDDEGRNDDKEEEEDNDDNNDDTEDDEKNEEKKVKASSKDKDKDHHKHHKHHKHHHKHSTNQTDGGKRKNHKHKHAHKKHGTENGKK; translated from the coding sequence atggTACAGACCCCaacaggaaaaagagagcCGGCATGGAAAAGACTCGGGcttaaaataaagagaagtTTAGCAGATGATCCTCTAGCTATAGCACCAGTTCATTTGGCGGGTATATCAACAGAAGATGATAGTAGTAGTACAATAGAGTCGGAAGCAACCAAGACAGAAACagagagcaaaaaaagaaagcttgAAAAATTAGATAAAGACCAAACTATAGAGACCAAAAGCGTTAAAAAGAGTAAGAAAGCAccaaaaaggaagaaattgcCAAAGAATAAGAGGCCTGCACCTCCTGAAAAAGATCAACTTGCATACCTTCGAACATTTTACAAGGATAAGGAGCATTGGAAGTTTTCAAAGCAGAAACAGAACTGGCTTCTGAGAAATATAAGACAGATTCCTGAGAAGTATGATGATTATCTTAAGGCGTATTTATCAACGATGAAGGGAGGGTCCCGAGATCGACTTATACAGGAGATGAAGGAGGTTGTAGAAAAGTGGAATCTACAAATAGAGATTGCTGCGAAAGAGttggaggagaagaagaatgagaatgTAAAGGAGGAAGGGGAAAATAAGGAGGAAAAgggtgaagaagaagaagaagaaaaagagaatgaGGATCAAGAGAATGAGGATAAGAAGGACGAAGATAAGAAGGATGAGAATAAGAAAGATGCtgatgagaagaaggaggctgatgagaaaaaagatgaggatAATAGTGTTGATGTGAAGTATGCGATGAGAGCTGCAGCATTGTATAATTTGATGGCAGGTGAAGAGATAGAAATAAATGGAattgaagaggatgatgagaaggatgaaaaggaggagaaagaggagaaagaggagaaggatgaagaaattgaaaaaccCTCCGAACTTGTGGTGGAGGATATAGATGTCAAGGATTATATAAGCAAGGACGACTATCGAATTGATTTGGATGATATTGAGgatgataaagatgatgaaggtaggaatgatgataaagaagaagaagaagataatgatgataataatgaCGATAcggaagatgatgaaaaaaatgaagaaaagaaagttaaAGCAAGttcaaaagataaagataaagatcACCATAAGCATCACAAGCACCACAAACATCACCATAAACATTCAACCAATCAAACAGATGgcggaaaaagaaagaatcaCAAGCATAAGCATGCCCATAAGAAGCATGGGACTGAGAACGGCAAGAAGTAA
- a CDS encoding uncharacterized protein (SECRETED:SignalP(1-17)~MEROPS:MER0026479), translating into MFTSAFALAFFAAVSIATPINQQSAFSLDESNALSVPEFASRPELFQLHKDLIQVSSLSRHEENATAFLSKYLSNQGLNVELLDSPAGGKNVYAYFGEDKNASVLLTSHIDTVPPYFNYSLERDAENRLRIHGRGSTDAKASVASQIIAAKELVAEKKVSSEDISFLYVVGEEIGGLGMVPADKQLIKEHVGWDTVIFGEPTGNRLAVGHKGIYYFQIRVYGRSCHSGYPELGVDANKALIGIMNDLLTTQFPESKLLGKATVNIGEIDASNAANVLSPYAACTVLIRAASTTDKIAAVVDQIISKHEKDAIRIETETTQRADPTYVDYDAPGFNHTSLSCSTDVPNMLNRGFKRYLYGPGLITIAHSANEYILPNMLEQGVDDYKRLVLHALGRN; encoded by the coding sequence ATGTTTACATCTGCGTTTGCACTCGCCTTTTTTGCGGCAGTGTCGATTGCAACGCCAATAAACCAGCAATCGGCATTCTCATTGGATGAAAGCAATGCTTTATCTGTCCCGGAGTTCGCCTCAAGACCTGAGCTTTTCCAACTTCATAAAGACTTAATTCAGGTGTCCTCACTAAGTCGCCATGAGGAAAACGCAACTGCATTTTTATCTAAATACCTTAGTAACCAGGGACTCAATGTTGAGCTTTTAGACTCTCCAGCCGGCGGAAAAAACGTCTATGCGTATTTTGGTGAAGACAAGAATGCATCTGTGCTTTTGACAAGCCACATTGATACCGTTCCTCCATACTTTAACTACTCACTTGAGAGAGACGCGGAAAACAGGCTCAGGATACACGGCCGAGGTTCAACTGACGCAAAAGCTTCTGTTGCATCTCAAATAATTGCTGCAAAGGAGCTTGttgcagaaaaaaaggtcTCGAGTGAAGATATCAGCTTCCTATATGTCGTGGGGGAGGAAATTGGGGGCCTTGGTATGGTTCCAGCCGATAAGCAACTCATAAAAGAGCATGTTGGTTGGGATACTGTAATATTTGGAGAGCCGACGGGAAACAGACTTGCCGTCGGACATAAGGGCATCTACTACTTCCAAATCAGGGTGTATGGCCGCTCCTGCCATTCCGGCTATCCGGAGCTCGGTGTGGACGCCAACAAGGCACTAATCGGTATAATGAATGATTTATTGACCACGCAGTTCCCTGAATCCAAGCTTTTGGGTAAAGCAACTGTCAACATCGGTGAAATTGACGCCAGCAATGCAGCAAATGTACTTTCTCCATATGCTGCATGCACAGTCCTCATCAGAGCAGCCAGTACTACTGACAAAATTGCTGCAGTCGTTGACCAGATTATTtcaaagcatgaaaaagatgccaTCAGGATTGAAACAGAGACCACCCAACGGGCAGACCCAACATATGTTGACTACGATGCTCCAGGTTTTAACCACACGTCACTATCATGCTCCACGGATGTGCCTAACATGCTCAACAGAGGCTTTAAGAGGTACCTCTATGGTCCTGGCCTTATCACCATTGCACATTCGGCCAACGAGTACATTCTCCCCAATATGCTTGAGCAGGGTGTTGATGATTACAAGAGATTGGTTTTGCACGCTCTCGGACGGAACTGA